The genomic interval GCGGATGATCCCGCATATCTCGGTCACCTTCTTGTTCGTGCTCTGGTTCGGCATCGGCGACACGTCCAAGGTACTGCTGATCGCCAAAGGCTGCTTTTTCCCGTTGTACATCTATACGTTCCTCGGCATCCGCAATACGGACAACAAGCTGTTCGAAGTGGCGCGCGTGCTCGGCTACAGCCGCTTCAAGCAGATCGTCCGGCTGGTGCTGCCGGCGACCGTGCCGGGCATCATCCTCGGCATCCGGCTGTCGCTCGCGATCGCCTGGGTGAGCCTGGTCGTCGCGGAGATGATGGGCGCCAGCTCCGGACTCGGATTTCTGATGATGGACGCGAGGGCGATGAGCGATACGCCGACGGTCTTCGTGGGCATCGCGCTGTTCACTTTATTCGGCAAAATAACCGATTCCGTCGTGCTGTTCGCGGAGCGCCGACTGCTGGCCTGGCGCGAAGTTCATGACGGATGAAAGGAGGGGAAAGCAATTGAGCCAGCAAGCGCAAGCGGTGCGAGCCGGCGTGGCGGGTCCGAATAAGCGCGTCGCGAATGGCAGGAGCCGCGCGTGGATTCACTTTACGACGGCCGCGCTGCTGCCCGCCGTCATTCTGGTCGTGTGGCAATGGTTCGGAGCCGCAGGCCGCATCAACCCGCTGCTGCTGCCTTCGCCTGCAGCCATCGCGGAAGCGTTCGGCAGGCTGACCGTCTCCGGAGAACTGCCCAAGCAGCTGGGCTACAGCATCCTTCGCGCCTCGATCGGCGTGCTTTACGGCGCCGGCGCGGCGCTGCTGCTCGGCGCGCTGGTCGGCTTTTCCCGGACGGTACGCAAGATTCTCGATCCGTCGATGCAACTGCTGCGTCTCACGCCGAGCCTGGCGACGGCGCCGCTCATTATTCTGTGGTTCGGCTTCGGCGAGACGTCCAAGATCGT from Cohnella hashimotonis carries:
- a CDS encoding ABC transporter permease, with the translated sequence MSVDQADLPAAASAKRRRSPGKTGSYRKKWADFAWGAALPVAVLLVWQWLGDRELISPLLFPTPRVIAESFVWLWNSGVLFENLGVSLYRTFAGFGLGAGLGLLLGLFVGLSRSVERLLDSTVQMVRMIPHISVTFLFVLWFGIGDTSKVLLIAKGCFFPLYIYTFLGIRNTDNKLFEVARVLGYSRFKQIVRLVLPATVPGIILGIRLSLAIAWVSLVVAEMMGASSGLGFLMMDARAMSDTPTVFVGIALFTLFGKITDSVVLFAERRLLAWREVHDG
- a CDS encoding ABC transporter permease, whose translation is MSQQAQAVRAGVAGPNKRVANGRSRAWIHFTTAALLPAVILVVWQWFGAAGRINPLLLPSPAAIAEAFGRLTVSGELPKQLGYSILRASIGVLYGAGAALLLGALVGFSRTVRKILDPSMQLLRLTPSLATAPLIILWFGFGETSKIVIIAFGAFFPLYMSTVESIRSVDNKLVEVARVLSFGRGKRLTRLVLPASVPGILSGLRLSIAYGWLALVVAELLGSQTGIGFLMSHAQTNSQPEVIFVGVIVFAVIGKLIDALVVTIERRLLRWRDSFGGN